From a region of the Triticum aestivum cultivar Chinese Spring chromosome 7D, IWGSC CS RefSeq v2.1, whole genome shotgun sequence genome:
- the LOC123168615 gene encoding BTB/POZ and MATH domain-containing protein 1-like, with translation MAAPKSPGISTISTCTPEKARGDHVFKIEGYSLWKGLGVSKVIQSAPFAVGGYDWRLSYYPDGYTEASKDHVAVFLELLSKDAVTRRSQIEGSAYLYIPNDILLIKCDITVIKLKEAQMRKIGMSFNIQVPPSDLLHNLRSLMDAREESDVSFKVKDEFFTAHKIVLAMRSPVFKAELYGPMRDKCGQGHIITIEDMEPAVFKALLHFVYTDELPPLDDLHDDDEEEIVRHLLVAADRFVMERMKLMCERKLSEFPDAKTVAATLALAD, from the exons ATGGCGGCGCCCAAGAGCCCGGGGATCTCGACGATCTCGACCTGCACCCCGGAGAAGGCGCGGGGCGACCACGTGTTCAAGATCGAAGGCTACAGCTTGTGGAAGGGCCTCGGCGTCAGCAAGGTCATCCAGTCCGCGCCCTTCGCCGTCGGCGGCTACGACTGGCGGCTCAGCTACTACCCAGACGGCTACACGGAGGCCAGCAAGGACCACGTCGCCGTCTTCCTCGAGCTCCTGAGCAAGGACGCGGTCACGCGGAG GAGCCAGATCGAAGGGTCGGCGTACTTGTACATCCCCAACGACATCCTTCTCATTAAGTGTGACATCACTGTTATCAAGCTGAAGGAGGCACAGATGCGGAAGATCGGCATGAGCTTTAATATCCAAGTGCCGCCTTCAGACTTGTTGCACAACCTTAGAAGTTTGATGGATGCGAGGGAGGAATCGGATGTGTCTTTCAAGGTCAAAGATGAGTTTTTCACTGCCCACAAGATCGTCCTCGCGATGCGGTCGCCAGTCTTCAAGGCGGAGCTCTACGGGCCGATGAGGGACAAGTGCGGGCAGGGGCACATCATAACCATTGAAGACATGGAGCCTGCTGTTTTCAAAGCACTGCTTCACTTCGTCTACACGGATGAGTTGCCTCCCTTGGACGACCTCcatgatgatgacgaagaagaaATCGTAAGGCATTTGCTCGTGGCTGCGGATAGGTTTGTCATGGAAAGGATGAAGTTGATGTGTGAAAGAAAACTTTCTGAGTTTCCTGATGCCAAGACTGTGGCGGCCACGTTAGCTCTTGCGGACTAG